TTCGTGGGAATCGTTCATATTGATCAAGAATTGAAGTATAAATGCTGCTAAGGTATCCTGAATCATTGATTCAAGGCTCTGAAACAAAAAAATAGAGCATGTTCAAAAGGAGGAGATCAAACGTGGTTGAAAACTTAACACCAATTGTAGTAACGTTTGTTGTTTACTTAATCGGTATGATGGTTTTAGGGTTGATTGCCTACCGTCTCACAGACAATCTATCTGACTATGTCCTTGGGGGAAGACGGCTTGGCGCAGGGGTTGCGGCACTGTCAGCCGGGGCATCGGATATGTCCAGCTGGCTCCTGCTCGGTTTACCGGGTGCTCTGTATGCCAGCGGTCTCGTTGAGGCCTGGATTGCCATTGGTCTTGCCATCGGTGCGGTCATCAACTGGATGTTCGTTGCCGGACGTCTCCGTGCTTACACGGAAGTCGCGAATGATTCCATTACGTTGCCGGACTTTTTTGAAAACCGCTTTGACGACAAGTCAAAATCTTTGCGGGTGGTATCCGCTGTACTTATTCTCATTTTCTTTACGTTTTACACATCATCCGGTCTCGTAGGTGGTGCGATTCTGTTTGAAAGCACCTTCGGGATGGATCAGACAACTGCCCTGTGGGTAGGTGCGATTGTCATTATCGGGTATACCTTCCTCGGTGGTTTCCTTGCGGTCAGCTGGACGGACTTTGTGCAGGGGATTCTTATGTTCCTTGCGTTGATCGTGATTCCGATTGTCGCCATCTTGGACTTCGGCGGCTGGGGACCGACAATGGATGCCATCCGTTCCGTTGATCCGGCGAACCTCTCCTTATTCCAGGGTGCCGGATTTATCGGGGTCATCTCCCTTATGGGCTGGGGGCTCGGTTATTTCGGACAGCCGCACATTATCGTGCGTTTTATGTCCGTGAAATCCATGAAGGAACTTCCGAAAGCGCGAGCGATCGGGATCAGCTGGGTTGTTCTTTCGATGACGGGTGCAGTCATGACCGGTCTCATCGGTATTGCGTACTTCGCCGATCAGCCGCTTGATAATCCGGAAACGGTGTTCCTCGCATTTACGCAGGTACTGTTCCATCCGGTTGTTGCAGGTATCTTGCTTGCTGCGGTACTGGCAGCCATCATGAGTACGATTGACTCCCAGTTACTCGTATCGTCTTCTGCATTGGCTGAGGACTTTTACAAAGGGATGATCCGTAAAGATGCGGATCAGAAGGAACTCGTTCTTGTCGGCCGTCTCGGCGTCCTTGCGGTTGCGATCGTTGCCCTGATTCTTGCACAGGATCCGGACAGCACGGTCCTTGAGCTGGTCAGCTACGCGTGGGCGGGTCTCGGTGCCACATTCGGGCCACTGGTGCTCTTCTCGCTCTTCTGGAAGCGCACAACCCGTAACGGCGCCCTTGCCGGTATGCTTTCCGGTGGTTTGACCGTGCTCATCTGGGTCGCGTTCCTCAAAGGCGGCGAAGGCTTCTTCTCCTTATACGAGCTGGTAGTCGGCTTCGTGGTATCATGTATCTTCATTGTCATCTTCTCCTTGGCGAGTCCTGAACCTTCACAGGAAATTCAGGACACGTTTGAAAAGGCGAAGCGAATGGACAAAGGCAACATCGACGAATAGATTCAATAACAGTAAGAAGCGCTCCGATATTTATCGGGGCGCTTCTTTTAATGAATAAAGAATTGTGATCAGCGGTGAGAGGGTCAGGAAAAAAGCGAAGGGCACGTATTGCCAGACAGGGACACCCAGAATCGAACTGTTCAGGATCGCAAGCAGACTCCACGGGACAATGCCTGCGAACACCACGGTGGAATCGGCCAGCACCCGGCTTAATGCTTTTTGAGAAAAATGTGTACGCCAGTGCGGCAAGAGTGAACGGGCGGTTACGATAATCGGGAACGCCTGATTCGGAGAGATGACCGATACCGCGGTGGCGATACCGATCGACTGCCGGGTGGTCCCCGACAGGGAACGGGTTTTGGTCAGATAGCGGTTGATGACGGGCTGCAGGAGTTCCGTGTCTTCGATCATCTGTGAGAACATCCCGACTGCCAGAATGAAGAGGATAAACGGCAGCATCTGCCACAACCCGTTCAGGTTATCTACGCCGGTCAAGGCACCGCTGAACCAGTCGGCGAAAGCGGCATTTCTGAGCAGGATCAAAGCGATTCCGGCGAGGATCCCCGCAGTGAAGGAGCGGCGCATCGGCATGCCGCTCAAGATCATGATTAACAGCACGACCGGTGGAATCAGAGACAAAGCGATGTCCGGCACATGGAGCTGACTGCCGGCAGTGACAGCAATTGCTGTGGTTCCCTGGTTCATGGTCCAATCGAGCACGGAATAGAGCAGACCACTCACTCCTGCCGTGATAAACATCGTGGGCAAAATCGCCCGGAAATGTGCTTTCACCGAGACTTCCAGGGAGTGGGCCAACAGAAAAAATGAGCTCGATAACGGGGAGGTGCGGTCCCCGATAAAGGAGCCTGACACGAGAGCGCCGGCGGTGATGAACACCGAGATGCCGAGCTGTTCGGCTGTGGCCATCATCGGCACACCGACGATACTCAAACTGCCGATCGATGAGCCGACGATAAAGGACATGATGCCTGTGATCAAGAAGGCAATCAGGAAAAAGTGTTCGTTTGAGATCACGGTCAGGAAGAGGAGATTCAAATCATCGATGGTCCCCGCCACAGCCCAGGTCGGCAAAAGGATGCCGATAAACACCAACAGCCAGGCGACGTCTTTATTCCGCTTCAGACCGTTCACGCAAGAGGAAGCAATGTCCTGCCAGGAAATTGCTTTGACCCGAGCAAAATACAGCAGCATGCCAAAGCCCGGTGCAATGCCGAGCAGAAGCGGGAAATCCAAAACGATGGCCAGCATCAGTCCGAGGACGGTCAAGGTGATGATCCAGATCAATTCAGTGAATGAAAATGTTGCGCGCATGGTGTCACCGACTTTCGAGCGAACTTGTTGATTCCAAAATGTATTGTAGCATAATTGCAGAAATATGAGGGTTTTGTGAACCATCTTCGTAAGCCATTGTATTTCATCCTCGATTAATTTATATTATAACTATCAAGTTAGTGAAATAGATCACAAAAACTACGACGGTGTTGAAAACGCAATTTCCGGCACCTGAACCAAGCGAAGTCTTTTCACAACTCATTTTGGGGAGGAATGTACGATGTTACAAATTACAGATCGCGCAGCGCAGATTTACAAAGAGGATATGGAGTTAACAAAGCAGGATGAAATCCGGTTATTTGTCAGAGGAGCCGAGGGCTTTTTCCTCGGGGTGGAGAAAGCAGATTCCGAAGAGAGTGACTGGTCCACAGTCGTTAACGGCGTGCGCTTTTTCATCAAGGAAGACGATCTCTGGATGTTTGAAGGGATGACCCTGGACTTTTGCGATAAAGGCGATTGCATCAAACTGCATACAGCCGTTCATTAAACAGAAGAAACAGGCAGCCTTTCGATATGAAGGGCTGTTTTTTAATACATAATCAGGATGGGTTAAGTGCAACCGAGACTTCCGCCAATGACTGGACGGCAAGCCCGGTTTTCTTTAGGTAAATTAAATATACCGATCGGTATGAAGTTCACAAGAAGAAATATGTTAAAATAAAGATGTACTTAAACTGTGATATGTGGAGGGATACGACATGATTCTGAGTGGAAAAACCATATCCGAAAAACTGAAGGCCGGAGAAGTAGTGGTTGATCCGATGACCGAAGAGCAGGTGCAGCCGGCATCGATTGACTTACGGTTGGGCGCGCATTTCCTTGTTATCGATGATCATTTAAGCACGAAACTGTCCCTGACTTCGGAAGCGGCATACCGGGAAATTGATGTGGGAGAACGGGGTTCCATCGTCATTCCGCCGCAGTCTTTTCTTTTGGCAACAACCAAGGAATACATTGAGATCCCTACTTCACTGACCGCTTTTGTAGAAGGACGAAGCAGCATCGGACGGCTCGGGCTGTTTATTCAGAATGCGGGATGGGTGGATCCGGGTTTTAAAGGGCGGATCACGTTGGAATTATACAATGCGAACCGTTTACCGATTGAACTGGATATTAACCGAAGAATCTGTCAGCTCGTTTTGGCTGAGGTCGACCGGAATGCGGAGCCGTATGAAGGGAAGTATCTGAATCAAAGTCATGCCACGGCGAGCCGCGTCCAGTTGGATTATGAGAATCAAAAGCGGATCGAATCGTCTGAAACGAAAAGGCGAAGCCGTAAATAACCGGTGATAGAATACCAGAGATTAGCTTGTGCAGTGCAGTAAGATGTAGTGAAAAAAATCTGAAGTTAGTATACTATAGAATAAGATGGCGAATAAGAATTGTAATTATTACATGTATTGAAGGAGGTATTTATGAAAAAAATCATAATTGTTATCAGTGCGATGCTAAGCTTTCTTTTCATTAAAAGCATGAATAAATCGATTCCAGAGAACGAAGACGATCTGTTTAAAGACAATAAGGGCGAAGAAAAACAGCTAAACTTGAATACCGCAGGTGCAGAAACGTTGATGAGCATACCAGGCATAGGTCCGGACTTATCATATAAAATTGAGGATTATAAAAAGAATCATGGTAATCTGAATGATTTGAACGAACTTTTGAATGTAAAAGGAATTGGTGAGAAGAAATTAGAAGAAATTAAACCATATTTGAAAATCGAATAGCGTAGAAACTTTATAAAAGACTTTCATCTAAATATGGAAGTCTTTTATATGATGTAAAACGCATTTTCGGCTTTACAACAAACACCGCATCCCGTCGACTGGTTCAAATTGGGTAATTGCTTACTGTTATTCATACGCTCGTTCTAAATAAGTGACTTCGACCGGCGTGATAACCACCTGCCCACTCGTCAGTCCGTTCATCCAGGATTCAAAGGCGTCCATATGACCTGCCGGTACATACGCATTCAGGACCACCTGATCCTCATAATCAATGTCTTTCAGGATGAAGTCAGAGGAGCGGATTTCGTTTTCAATTTTTCCGAGGAGGGTGTAATCGAACCGGACGCTCACAAGATCAGCCAGTTCCCGTTTGACGATGCCGGTCGCTTTTAATCCTTCACTGACGGCATTGGAGTAGGCCCGGATCAACCCGCCGCCTCCGAGCTTAATGCCGCCGAAGTAGCGGGTGACGACGACGACGGTGTCTTTCAGTGCCTGTTTTTTTAAGACATCGAGCATCGGCACACCTGCTGTGCCCGACGGTTCGCCGTCATCGTTGGCCTTCTGGATCTGATCGTGTTCACCGATCAGGTAGGCAGAACAGTTATGATTGGCCTGGCTGTGCTGTTTTTTTATGGCCTGGATAAAGGATTGCGCTGCTTCTTCGGTCTCAGCCCGGGTGACGTAAGCGATGAAGCGTGATTTCTGAATGACCATTTCATGTTCTCCTTGCCCTTTGACGGTTTTATATGACGATAACATGACAAACCTCCTGTGATGTTGCATGGACATAACAAATTCTAAAAAGTTGTGGGAATATGTGTTCAGTCACCGGATTTAGGTTATCATGACTATGTACTCCGGTGGTGGTGCTAACTTTTTTTAAAAAGAATCTTAGACAAATATCCTATTATACACTATTATTATAAGTAGACAACGGTCAGAAAGCCACAATTGATTTCCATAGACCGGAACTTACTAGAGAGAGGGATGAGATTGCACACAACCAAGTCAATCGAAGTCATTCTTGATAAAATGATGGAAATGGTTTCTAGCAGTAAAGAGGAGATCTTTGAAATCGCTGAACAATCGCGAAATGAATATGACGAGTTGAAGAAAGAGCTTCAGGAGATTCAGCAAAAAGTCATTCAACTGATCGACAAGCAGGATCAGGTGGAAATCCGCACACGATTTGCACGAAACCGTCTGGCGGAGGTGAGTAAGCATTTCGCTTCCTATTCCGATCAAGAAGTGAAGGAAGCCTATGAGCAGGCAAAAGATTTTCAGGTACAGCTGGCTGTGCTCGGGTCGGAGGAGAAACAGCTTCGGGAGCGCCGTTCACAGATCGAGCGTCGCCTGATGACTCTCGGGCAAACCGTAGACCGTGCCGATCAGCTCATCAATCAGATCAACGCGGTGATGCAATACTTGAGTGGCGACTTAAAGAATGTGTCGGATATGGTGGCAGATGCCGAACAGATGCAGCAATTCGGGGTGCAAATCATCCATGCCCAGGAAGAAGAGCGCAAGAAGCTCTCCCGTGAAATTCACGACGGACCTGCGCAGATGATGGCAAACGTGCTGCTTCGTTCCGAACTGGTCGAGAAAGTGCTCGATCAGGACGGGGTGGACCGCGCCCGCTTTGAGATTCAGGATCTTCGGAAAATGGTCAAAGCGTCACTCAGTGAAGTGAGGCGCATCATCTACGACCTTCGACCAATGTCACTCGATGATCTCGGGCTGGTGCCAACGGTGAACAAATTCATTGATAATGTGAACGAGTTCCAGGAAGGTGTGGACGTAAACTTCAGGAACATCGGCAAAGAAACGCGTCTCCCTGCACATATGGAGGTGGCGATCTTCCGGTTTATCCAGGAAGCCGTCCAAAATGCAGCGAAACATGCGAAGGCGACCACCATCAGTGTGAAGATTGAGATTACTGAAACAGGCGTTACAGCGATCGTGAAAGATGATGGCAAAGGGTTCGATAGTGAGGCCAAAAAAGAAAACAGTTTCGGTCTTGTGGGGATAAAAGAACGGGTCAAACTGCTTGATGGTGAATTGACGATCGATTCCAAGTCAGGAAGGGGAACCTTGATCATGCTTCAGGTACCTGTCCCTCAAAAGGTCTAGGTGGTTTAAACAGAGGTCCCGGAAATTTTCGTTGATAGACGGATGTACAAACGACAGTGATTTCGAGAAGATGGATTGTAAACACATTTTATGAAACCGGTCTTGCGTCAACAACTGTATAGTAACAACGAATCGAGGAGGAAGTAAACATGGAAAATCAGGATAAATTGCGCATATTGTTAATTGATGATCACCAACTGTTTCGCGAAGGGGTCAAACGGATCCTGACGATGGAGCCGGGTTTTGAAGTGGTGGCAGAAGGCAACGACGGGGAAGATGTCGTGGACCTGGTCCGCCAGAATAAGCCGGACGTCGTCCTCATGGATATTAATATGCCTGGCATCAACGGAGTGGATGCCACGAAAAACTTACTGAAATCGTTCCCGAATGTACGGGTATTGATCCTGTCCATTCATGACGATGAATCCTATGTGACGCATGTCCTGAAAACAGGCGCCGCGGGTTACCTGTTAAAAGAAATGGATACCGAAGCATTGATTGAAGCCGTCAAGGTTGTCGGCAACGGTGGATCGTATATTCACCCGAAAGTGACGCATAATCTCATTAAGGAGTACCGCCGGCTTGCAAACGAGAATGGCAACAACGGCGAAATCGGATTCCGTGAAGTGGAATACCGCCGCCCGCTGCACCTGTTGACGCGCCGGGAATGCGAAGTACTGCAGCTCATGACAGACGGTAAGAGTAACCGGGCCATCGGGGAAGCCCTCTACATTTCCGAGAAGACGGTGAAAAACCACGTCAGTAACATTCTGCAGAAGATGAGCATGAATGACCGCACACAGGCCGTTGTGGACGCGATTAAAAATGGCTGGGTAAAAGTGAACTGATTCAAACATGATCCAAACAGCAGGATTCTTTACGCACCGGTGAATGGACTGGTGCGTTTTCTATATTTTAGTAGACAGCAGGGACGGCTCTTGTTACGATATGAGTTAACAGGAAGCGGATTGAAAAACGCAAGACCAACAGAAAGCAGGGATTGATCATGAGCAAAACCGCAATTGTTACCGATAGCACTTCCTACATCCCTTCCGATATTCGCAATGCACATGGCATCACGATGGTGCCTTTAAACGTCATGTTTGGCGATGAAATGTATCAGGAAGAGACGGATATCAGCACGATGGAATTCTATGAAAAAATGAAGACAACCGAAGCACTGCCGACGACAAGTCAGCCTTCCATCGGTCTATTTGAAGAGACGTTCACCCGTCTGGCAAAGACGGCTGATGACATCCTCGTCATCACCTTATCAAGCGGCATCAGCGGCACCTTTGAAACGGCACATTCCGCTGCACAGATGGTGGAGGGGGCGAACGTGTACCTCTTTGATTCGGAAGTGAGCTGCTACGTTCAAGGATTCTATGTCATCACAGCGGCCAAGCTTGCCGAAGACGGCATGAAGGCAAAACAGATTTTGAGCCATCTGGAAAAAATGAAACAGCGCACCCGCGCCTATTTCATGGCCGATGACCTCAATCACCTCCACCGCGGCGGGCGTCTGAACGGCGCGCAGATGCTGGTGGGGAGTCTCCTGCAGGTGAAACCTGTGCTTCATTTCGATGATAAAAAGATCGTGCCCTATGAAAAAGTCCGCACCGCCAAAAAGGCGATTGCCAAAATCCTCGGTCTTCTCCATGAAGACGCCAAGTTCGGCGCAGCCCTTGACGTGGTTGTCATCCACGCCAACCGGCCTGAAAAAGCGGAAGAGCTGAAAAAATACATCAAATCCAAGTATCCGGACGTCACAGTGACGACGTCGCACTTTGGCCCGGTCATCGGGACACATCTCGGAGAAGGGAGTCTTGGTATCGGCTGGACCGATGCAGACTTAGCGATATAACGCATTATCCATTCGCAATACCCCACATCATACCGGCGCTGTCTGGCCACCAAACCAGCCGGCGCCCGCTTTTTTCTCCCCGGAAACAACCGGTTCGCTCCACTTCGAACACCCAATCCAACTTTTGAGAACTGAATAGTTATGGAGGCGACGCTTATGCGTTTTATTCAAGTATCCGTAAAAGAAGCGGAGACGTTTTTTTGTCATGCCTTTTCAGGGGTGGACCATTGGCTTGTGCCCGAACGGCTCCCTGGCATTCCTGACGAATGGCTTGATCCGTCCCGGCTGGTGACCTTAGCCGAGACAAAAGGTATGCCGAAGATTCACCCTTACAGGGAGGAGTTTGAACCCTGTGCCCGTCTCATGACGATGACCCGGGGGCGCAGGCTGCTTTTGGATGAGGTTTTGAGTGAAGTGACGCTGGCGGATGTGGATGAGCATGTCCGCGCCGGTTATCTGAGCTATGAAACGGCTATAAAAGATGACGGCGATACATGCGGACGCTGCGGCGCTGAAGTCACCGGTCTCATTCCCGGGTGTGGGCGCTGCAAAAGAGCGTGCCGGTATTGCCGGGCATGCATCCAGATGGGCCGGGTCGCGTCTTGCAGCCTGTTTGTGGTGCCGTTTTCCGGAGAATCTGCCGCTGAAAAGCAGGCCCCTGTCACGCTCGACTGGCAGGGGGAGCTGACAGCAGCCCAGGCCAAAGCGGCAGCTATGCTCTTGGCCAAAGTGAAAGAGGGCACGCCAGAGACGCTCTGCTGGGCGGTATGCGGTGCGGGGAAGACGGAAATGCTGTTTCCGCTGATCCACGAAGCCCTGCAAGCAGGGAAGCGGGTCATGATCGCCACGCCCCGGACCGATGTCGTGAAGGAGCTGGTACCGCGCCTCTCTGCCGCCTTCTCATCGACGGAGGTGGCAGGCTTTTACGGGGACTGCCCGGACCGTTTTGCTGATGCAGAGCTCGTGATTGCGACCACGCACCAGGCGATGCGCTTTAAACAGGCATTCGCGCTCATCATCATCGACGAGGTGGACGCCTACCCGTATACCGCCGATGAGCGGCTGCAGTACGCCGTGGAGGACGCCTTGTCACCGGACGGATCACTCGTTTACCTCACCGCGACACCGTCGGAAAAACTGAAGCGGCGGGCGTTGAGCGGCGCAATGCCCTATGCCCGGGTACCCCGGCGTTATCACGGTCACCCGCTGCCCGTTCCGAAAAAGGTCTGGATCGGCGAATGGCAGGAACGGCTGAAAAAAGCGAAGTGGCGAACACCGCTATCCAGGAAGGTCCTCGACTGGGTCAATGGCCGACTCGCTGAAGGACGGCCTGCCTTTCTCTTCGTGCCGCGGATTGATCTGGAAGAAGCGGTGGTGAACGCATTGATCGCGGGCTGCGACGGTTTGACGGCAGACACCATCGCCCACGTGCACGCCGCCGACCCGGAGCGCGCCGAGAAGGTCACGGCTTTTCGGGAGGGGCGGATCAAGGTGATCGTCACCACCTCGATCCTCGAGCGCGGCGTCACGATCCCCGGCGCCCAGGTCGCGATACTCGGCGCGGAAGACGACGTGTTTACAGAAGCGGCCCTCGTCCAGATGGCGGGCCGTGCCGGACGGCGGGCCGATCAGCCGGACGGTGACATTGCCTTCTTTCACTACGGGGCGACACGCGCCATGAACCAGGCGATCCGGCATATCACCGGGATGAATGCTGAACCGGTAAAAGTAGACAGTCCGCAGGGCGGTGAGTCAGAGGGCTTTTGATGAGCAGAAGGGCTGGCGTGGTGAGCAAGCGGGCTTTTTTGATGAGCAGGATCCTGATATTGATGAACAGCCGCGAACTATTGATGAGCAAGTCCATTCTTTTGATGAACAACTACCAAACTGACTCATTTTTGGAGGGAAAACCATGCGAATGTTGGAACGAATTGCCCCGCCTGAGCTGATTTACGATCCCAACGATTCAACACTGCTGCAAGGGGCATATCATCAACGGCGGGATCACATCCTTGCTCGCCTCCAGGAAGCCGCCGAAAACCACGCGAAAGGAGCACTCACGTCATGAAGACCTGCCTGCTTTGTCATACTTCGTTCAGCCCGCCCTTTGGTTGGGCGGCATTCACCGGTATCGGTTACAAAGAACCGATGCTCTGTCACACGTGCGAGGGGCTTTTTCACCGCATTACACACATCTCCTGCCCGGTGTGCGGCCGTGATGAAGAAGTCCTGCCGCATCACGTGAAGCAAAAAAACGTCTGGACAAACTGGCAAAGTCCCAAGTTACCTGATGCTGCATGTGCAGACTGCCGGCAGTGGGCCGACAACCCTCGTGCGGCCTGTGTGATGAACCGGTCTCTCTATACCTACCATGAGGGCATGAAAGACGTCATGGCGACGTACAAATACCGCGGGGATGCCACATTGGCCACCCTCTTTACCAAAGACCTCGCCAAGCTTGCCAGACAAAGCGGGGCCGATCTCTTCACAACGATTCCGCTGGCGGAAGACCGCCTCTGGGAACGGGGCTTTAACCAGGCAACGCTCCTTTCGGGGGCGTTACCGCTCACCTTGCTTCTCACGCGTAACGGCGTCACATCCGGTAAACAGAGTAAACGGACAAAGGGGGAACGGCTCGCGCACCTGGAAAACGCCTTTCAGCTCATCGCAGAACCACCGGAACTGACCGGGAAAACCGTCTGCATCATCGACGACATCTACACCACGGGAGCAACGGTGCGAACCGCGGCAAAGCTGCTCCTGGCGGCAGGAGCAAAAGCCGTTCTTTCCACAACGCTCATCCGGGCATGATCTGCCCATTTCAATTCTGCGGAATTTGTCGTAAAATGGAGGCAGGCAAACAAAAGCGAAGGAGTGATCCGAATGGCGGAACTGTCCAATTGCCCGAACTGCGGGGCGCTTTTTGTAAAAGCACTGCGTCCATATTGCGACAAATGTGCAAGAGAGGCCGAAGAAAAATTCGATACCGTCTACCGGTTTATCCGAAAACGGGAGAACCGCTCGGCGAGTCTCGAAGAAGTCCACGAAGAAACAGCTGTCGACAAAGACCTCATTATTCAATGGATCCGGGAAGGGCGCCTTAAAATTTCACAAATGCCGAACATGGGCATCCCCTGTGAACACTGCGGCAAGACCGTCAGTGAAGGCAAGCTTTGTGAGAGTTGCCGCAGCAAACTGACCGGTGAACTGAAAAAAGGCGACAAGGAAAAAGACTTCGAAGACCGGAAGAAGCAGCGTGAGCGCGAGCGATATACGACGTACTCCACCCTGGAAGACAAAGTCCGACGCGACGGCAGATGACGATCAGGAACACCGGAAATCACTGAAGTCCGGTGTTTTTGTTTTTTCCTCGCGCTGTGGCTAAAGATTTCAGCACGGCATCCGATATAGGAAGTAAGAAGAACAATGTAAGGAGGTGCACCACCCATGAAAATCAATCCAATGCAGTCGGTGCAAGCCTATCGCAAGCTGCAGGAAACCCAGCAGCAGGAGAAGCAGGACAAGCCTCAAAAGTCAGATGAGGTACAGATCTCCAAGGAAGCGAAAGCCATGATGGAAAAATCAACGACCTATTCCGCCGAACGGGCTGAAAAGGTGCAGGAAATCAAAGCACAAATTGAAAACGGCACTTATAAAGTAAACGCTCAGGAAACGGCGAAGAAATTCTACGAATTCTGGGACTGAGAACGACGTGCTGACTACGGAATCGGGGTGAACCTGAATGGTGAACGATCTGATTAAAATCATCCAGGCGATGGTCACGGTGCATCAAACGCTCAATGACCTCGCGGTGGCGAAACAGGACGCTGTAAAAAAAGGCGATATGAAGGACCTCGAAGCGGTGATGCAAAAAGAAGCACCGCTGATCCAGAAGCTTCGAAAGCTCGAGAACACCCGCATGCACCTCATCAGCCAGTGGCAAGATGAGAAGGGTCTCGTGAAAGAGGGGGTCACCATCGATCAGCTCTTGCCGCTCTTTCCTGAAAAGGAAAGCAGGGAACTCGAAGCCTGGTCCACCCGTCTCATTGAACAAATGATCCGCCTCAAGGAGCAGAACGATTTGAACGAACAGCTTCTTGAGGATTCTTTGCGCTTTGTGAATGTCACGCTCGATGCGATGCGTCCGCAAAATCACTTCAACAACTATTCAGGCAACGGGCCTGAGGATGACGATGACTTCAAATCCGGGGATCACTCCCTGTTTGACTCCAAGGCCTGACCTCACGATCACAGCAGTTAACCGATAAAGGAGCGAATCCCATGCTTTCAACCTTTCATGGTCTCGAGACCGCGAGGCGCGGCCTGAATACCACCCAGACCGCCTTACATACAACCGGCCACAACATCGCCAATGCCAATACCCCGGGCTATTCCCGTCAGCGGGTCAACATGAATCCGACAGACCCGTTTCCGAACCCGGCGTTCAATAAGCCAGGCATCCCGGGTCAGCTGGGTACCGGTGTGAAAGCCAGTGAAATCCAGCGGGTCCGGGACGAGTTTCTTGACCTGCAGTACCGCGGGGAAAACAATCAGCACGGCTACTGGGCCGCCCGTAATGACGCGTGGGTCAAAGTCGAGGACATCATGAATGAACCGTCCGAGAGCGGTCTGGCGAAAACAATGGATCAGTTCTGGGAATCCCTGCAGGATCTGTCTGTGAACCCGGAAGATTCCGGTGCGCGCGGGGTGGTCCGTCAAAACGGCGTCGCCGTGGCGGA
This Salisediminibacterium beveridgei DNA region includes the following protein-coding sequences:
- a CDS encoding DegV family protein, coding for MSKTAIVTDSTSYIPSDIRNAHGITMVPLNVMFGDEMYQEETDISTMEFYEKMKTTEALPTTSQPSIGLFEETFTRLAKTADDILVITLSSGISGTFETAHSAAQMVEGANVYLFDSEVSCYVQGFYVITAAKLAEDGMKAKQILSHLEKMKQRTRAYFMADDLNHLHRGGRLNGAQMLVGSLLQVKPVLHFDDKKIVPYEKVRTAKKAIAKILGLLHEDAKFGAALDVVVIHANRPEKAEELKKYIKSKYPDVTVTTSHFGPVIGTHLGEGSLGIGWTDADLAI
- a CDS encoding DEAD/DEAH box helicase, producing MRFIQVSVKEAETFFCHAFSGVDHWLVPERLPGIPDEWLDPSRLVTLAETKGMPKIHPYREEFEPCARLMTMTRGRRLLLDEVLSEVTLADVDEHVRAGYLSYETAIKDDGDTCGRCGAEVTGLIPGCGRCKRACRYCRACIQMGRVASCSLFVVPFSGESAAEKQAPVTLDWQGELTAAQAKAAAMLLAKVKEGTPETLCWAVCGAGKTEMLFPLIHEALQAGKRVMIATPRTDVVKELVPRLSAAFSSTEVAGFYGDCPDRFADAELVIATTHQAMRFKQAFALIIIDEVDAYPYTADERLQYAVEDALSPDGSLVYLTATPSEKLKRRALSGAMPYARVPRRYHGHPLPVPKKVWIGEWQERLKKAKWRTPLSRKVLDWVNGRLAEGRPAFLFVPRIDLEEAVVNALIAGCDGLTADTIAHVHAADPERAEKVTAFREGRIKVIVTTSILERGVTIPGAQVAILGAEDDVFTEAALVQMAGRAGRRADQPDGDIAFFHYGATRAMNQAIRHITGMNAEPVKVDSPQGGESEGF
- a CDS encoding ComF family protein; this translates as MLCHTCEGLFHRITHISCPVCGRDEEVLPHHVKQKNVWTNWQSPKLPDAACADCRQWADNPRAACVMNRSLYTYHEGMKDVMATYKYRGDATLATLFTKDLAKLARQSGADLFTTIPLAEDRLWERGFNQATLLSGALPLTLLLTRNGVTSGKQSKRTKGERLAHLENAFQLIAEPPELTGKTVCIIDDIYTTGATVRTAAKLLLAAGAKAVLSTTLIRA
- a CDS encoding TIGR03826 family flagellar region protein, giving the protein MAELSNCPNCGALFVKALRPYCDKCAREAEEKFDTVYRFIRKRENRSASLEEVHEETAVDKDLIIQWIREGRLKISQMPNMGIPCEHCGKTVSEGKLCESCRSKLTGELKKGDKEKDFEDRKKQRERERYTTYSTLEDKVRRDGR
- the flgM gene encoding flagellar biosynthesis anti-sigma factor FlgM, with the translated sequence MKINPMQSVQAYRKLQETQQQEKQDKPQKSDEVQISKEAKAMMEKSTTYSAERAEKVQEIKAQIENGTYKVNAQETAKKFYEFWD
- a CDS encoding flagellar protein FlgN, producing MVNDLIKIIQAMVTVHQTLNDLAVAKQDAVKKGDMKDLEAVMQKEAPLIQKLRKLENTRMHLISQWQDEKGLVKEGVTIDQLLPLFPEKESRELEAWSTRLIEQMIRLKEQNDLNEQLLEDSLRFVNVTLDAMRPQNHFNNYSGNGPEDDDDFKSGDHSLFDSKA